In Geotalea uraniireducens, the genomic window TGGAGGTCGAGTGCGCCGAGGCCCTGGTGGATTTGATCGACGGGGCCGAAATGGTCAAATTCGCCAAGAACGGCTCGGATGTCACGACCGCGGCGGTCCGGCTGGCGCGAGCCTACACCGGCCGCGATCTAGTTGCCATCTGCGCCGATCAGCCGTTTTTCTCGGTCGATGACTGGTTCATCGGCACGACGGCGATGGATGCCGGCATTCCGAAAACGATCAGCAAGCTGACCGTCAGTTTCCGCTTTAACGATATCGACAGCGTCAAGGTACTCTTTCGGCAATATCCGAACCAGATCGCCTGCATCGTCATGGAGGCGGCGACTGCCGCCGAGCCGGCCGAAGGCTTTCTCGCCGAGCTTCGCCGGTTGTGTAGCGAACAGGGAACCTTGCTGATCCTCGATGAGATGATTACCGGCTTTCGCTGGCATCTGCAGGGGGCACAGAAATACTATGGGATCGATCCCGACCTCTCTACTTTCGGCAAAGCGCTGGGGAACGGTTTTTCCATCGCCGCCCTGGCCGGCAAGCGCGAAATCATGGAGCGGGGAGGTTTGACCCACAAACGTGAGCGGGTGTTTCTCCTTTCCACTACCCAGGGGGCGGAAAGTCATTCCCTGGCGGCGTCGCTGGCCACCATGAAGGTGTACCGGGAGGAGAAGGTTGTCGAGCGGCTCTGGGCAAGCGGCGAGAAGCTGCGGCAGGGGATAGGTAAGGTGATCGAGGAGCTGCGGTTGCAGAACCATTTCCAGGTGCTCGGCAAGCCGTGCAATCTGGTCTATGCCACCCGTGACGCCGATGGCAACCCATCGCAGCCGTTCCGGACCCTGTTTCTTCAGGAAACCATCAAACAGGGGCTGTTGATGCCGTCGCTGGTCGTTAGCTTCTCCCACGGCGAAAAAGAGCTGGAGCGGACGATTCAGGGGATAGGCGAGGCGCTGGTGGTTTATCGCAAAGCACTTGAGGACGGGATCGACAAATACCTGGTCGGCCGCTCGGTGCAACCGGTCTTCAGGAAATACAACTGACCCGCCCGGCTTTTAAGGGGCGGCCGGCTAACGATGGGACTCATGAAGCACTGCGATTCTCGACAACTCAGTATTGGGCTCCTGACCCCTTACACCGGGGGGAATCTCGGTGACGGGGCGATTCAGGAAGCGGTGATCGCTAACCTGCGGGCGCGGTTTCCCGGCTGTCGTTTGCAGGCGTTTACCCTCGATCCGGTCAATACGGAACGGTTGCACCAGATCCCTTGTGCACCGTTGACGGCGCTCTCCGTCCCCCACTACCGGGTCAATACAGCGCCGGCGCCGGCGGACGCCCCCAAGCCGATGGCCGACGAGCCGATGGCCGTTCAACGACTGAAAGAAGCGGTGAAAAAGATCGCACCATTGTACCGTCTTGCGCAGTTCGCTCGCCAGGTGGCCAAGGTCGCAGCCTGTCTGTCGGCGGAAGCCCGTTTTCTTCGGGACGGGTATCGGACGCTGAAGGGGCTCGATCTGCTCATCGTCTCCGGCGGTGGCCAGCTGGACGATTATTGGGGCGGGCCCTGGGGACACCCGTTCTCATTATTGAAGTGGGGCGTGCTGGCCCGGCTGGCGAATACGCCCTATCTGTTTCTGAGTGTCGGAACGTGCGCGATCGAGTCGCGGCTGAGCTTTCACTTCGTCAAATGGGCGCTGAGGCTGGCCGACTATCGTTCCTACCGCGATGCCCGCTCGAAGCAGCGGCTGGAGAAGATGGCCTTTACCGGCGGCGATCCGGTCTGCCCGGACCTGGCATTCAGCCTCGAAATTCCCCGGCGCTCCGTTTCGTCGGTCGGCGCCGGCGGCAGACCGGTTGTCGGCGTCAGCCCGATCGCCTATCTATCGTCGCACTCCTGGCCGAAGAGCGACCTCGGGACCTACGAACCGTACATCGCCACGTTGAAGTCGTTCGTGGCGTCACTGCTGGCGGAAGGTACGACGGTGATCCTCTACTTCACCGACAGCACCGACAAGGTCGTGGTCAGGGAACTGGCAGGGGAGCTGCAAAGTTTCGCCGCCGATTCACCCGGTACGCTGGCGGTACAACCGACCGAGACGGTTGCCGAACTGCTCCAGTTGATGGGGCGGGTCGATTACGTGGTTGCCAGCCGGCTGCACGGAGTGATTCTCGCCCATCTGATGGATCGACCGGTGGTGGCGATCTCGTACGATACGAAGGTCGACACGCATATGAACGAACTGGGCCAGCAAGAGTATTGCCTGGACATCCATCGCCTGGAACTTGCTGCGTTGTGCCGGGCGTATGCCGCCCTCCGCGGGGAGAGCCAGGCGGCGCGGACGCGGATTTCGGCACAGGCGGCGAAGTACCGCTCGCTGCTGGCCGCGCAGTACGACGGATTGCTGAACTATTCCGGGGCACGGGTTTTAACCCCGGCCCGGGCCATGAGCAGGAGATGTCAATGAAGGCGAACAGCCAGCCGCTGGTGAGCATAGTCACGCCGTTTTACAATACCGCCCGTTACCTGGCGGAGTGCATCGACAGCGTGCTGGCCCAGAATTACGACAACTGGGAGTATATCCTGGCGAACAACTGCAGTACCGACGGCTCGCGGGAGATTGCCGCCGCGTATGCCGAACGCGACCCCCGCATCCGGTTGGTCGACAATGACCGTTTCCTCGGCCAGGTGCAGAATTACAACCAGGCGCTGCGGCAGATTTCGCCCACCAGCGTCTATTGCAAGATCGTCCAGGCGGACGACTGGATTTTCCCCGACTGCCTCAAGGCGATGGTCGCGCTGGCCGTCGAGCACCCCCGGGTGGGGATCGTCGGGTCCTATTATCTCAACGGGACGCAGGTGTTGGGGAGCGGCCTGCCGTACCCCAGCACCATGGTGCCGGGGGCCGAGATCTGCCGATGGCATCTGCGGTACTATCCGGAACGCTACCTGTTCGGCACGCCGACTTCCCTGTTGTTCCGGAGCGATCTCGTCCGGGCGCGGCAGCCGTTTTACGATGAGGAGAGCCTCCTCGAAGACTATGAAGTCTGCTACGAGCTGCTGCAGGAGAGCGACTTCGGCTTTGTTCATCAGGTACTTACCTTCCTGCGGGTGGAAGAGGATTCCCTAACCGGACAAATCAGCGACTTTTACCCCTATCTCCTTCACGCGTTCATCTGTCTGAAGAAATACGGCCGGCTCTATCTGCCGGAAGATGAATACGAAACGCGGCTCCGCAACATCAGCAAGCGATATTTCGCTGCCCTGGCTCGCGGTTACCTGGAGGGGGCAGGGAAAGAGTTCCGGACGTATCACCGCCGCGGGCTGCAGAGTATCGATTATCGGCTCAGCCCGTTGACCCTGGCAAAGCATCTTGCGTGCGAGCTGCTCGACCTGTTCCGACATCCGAAGGCCGCGGCCCGGCTTCTGGCCCGCTACCTGGCCTGACAGAGGAATGATGATGGTTGGTGACAAGAAAACACTTTTCGATTATCGGGATCTCTTCTTCATGATCACCTGGCGCGAGATCAAGATCAAGTACAAGCAGTCGATCATGGGGTTCCTGTGGGCGCTGTTCATGCCGATCCTGATCATTACCTCGGGGATTCTGGTCAAAATGGCCTTTGCGAAGCTGGCCGGCACGCCGTTCACCTTCCAGGAGGTGGCCGGGGTCTCCGTTAAGGCGATCCCCTGGGCTTTTTTTATCTCGTCGATCCGCTTTTCGACCAACAGCCTGATCTCGAATTTCAACTTGGTCACCAAGATCAGCTTCCCGAAGATCATCTTCCCGCTCAGCGCGATCTGCTCGCAACTGGTCGATTTCGTCGTCGCATCGCTCTTCCTGATGGTCGTGCTGATGGCCAACGGCTATGGCCTGACCGTCAAGGCGCTCTTTGCCTTTGTCCTGATCCTGATCCTGATCGTCCTGTCGGCCGCCCTCGGTATCCTGTTTTCGGCCGCGAATCTCTTTTTCCGTGATGTCAAGTACATCGTGGAAGTCATCGTCACCTTCGCGATCTTTTTTACCCCGGTTTTCTATGACGTCAAGATGTTCGACAAGTGGGAGCGGGTTCTGCTTCTCAACCCGGTGGCCCCGGTACTGGAAGGGCTCAACGGCTGCCTGGTGCTGGGGACGATCCCCTACGGCGGCTGGATTGTCTACAGTGCCGTGTTTTCGGTTGCCCTGCTGGCAATAGCGGTTTTTCTCTTTCAGAAGATCGAACCGCTGTTCGCCGAAAATATCTAGCAATGGTGAAAGTATGTCCGATTCGGCGATAACATTCGAAAA contains:
- a CDS encoding glutamate-1-semialdehyde 2,1-aminomutase; protein product: MNFDKSDNLRAKAHSLIPGGCHTYAKGDDQYPVLSPGFIVRGEGCHVWDIDGNEFIEYGMGLRAVTLGHAYPPVVAAASRQMQLGNNYTRPSALEVECAEALVDLIDGAEMVKFAKNGSDVTTAAVRLARAYTGRDLVAICADQPFFSVDDWFIGTTAMDAGIPKTISKLTVSFRFNDIDSVKVLFRQYPNQIACIVMEAATAAEPAEGFLAELRRLCSEQGTLLILDEMITGFRWHLQGAQKYYGIDPDLSTFGKALGNGFSIAALAGKREIMERGGLTHKRERVFLLSTTQGAESHSLAASLATMKVYREEKVVERLWASGEKLRQGIGKVIEELRLQNHFQVLGKPCNLVYATRDADGNPSQPFRTLFLQETIKQGLLMPSLVVSFSHGEKELERTIQGIGEALVVYRKALEDGIDKYLVGRSVQPVFRKYN
- a CDS encoding ABC transporter permease, with product MVGDKKTLFDYRDLFFMITWREIKIKYKQSIMGFLWALFMPILIITSGILVKMAFAKLAGTPFTFQEVAGVSVKAIPWAFFISSIRFSTNSLISNFNLVTKISFPKIIFPLSAICSQLVDFVVASLFLMVVLMANGYGLTVKALFAFVLILILIVLSAALGILFSAANLFFRDVKYIVEVIVTFAIFFTPVFYDVKMFDKWERVLLLNPVAPVLEGLNGCLVLGTIPYGGWIVYSAVFSVALLAIAVFLFQKIEPLFAENI
- a CDS encoding glycosyltransferase family 2 protein, producing the protein MKANSQPLVSIVTPFYNTARYLAECIDSVLAQNYDNWEYILANNCSTDGSREIAAAYAERDPRIRLVDNDRFLGQVQNYNQALRQISPTSVYCKIVQADDWIFPDCLKAMVALAVEHPRVGIVGSYYLNGTQVLGSGLPYPSTMVPGAEICRWHLRYYPERYLFGTPTSLLFRSDLVRARQPFYDEESLLEDYEVCYELLQESDFGFVHQVLTFLRVEEDSLTGQISDFYPYLLHAFICLKKYGRLYLPEDEYETRLRNISKRYFAALARGYLEGAGKEFRTYHRRGLQSIDYRLSPLTLAKHLACELLDLFRHPKAAARLLARYLA
- a CDS encoding polysaccharide pyruvyl transferase family protein, with amino-acid sequence MKHCDSRQLSIGLLTPYTGGNLGDGAIQEAVIANLRARFPGCRLQAFTLDPVNTERLHQIPCAPLTALSVPHYRVNTAPAPADAPKPMADEPMAVQRLKEAVKKIAPLYRLAQFARQVAKVAACLSAEARFLRDGYRTLKGLDLLIVSGGGQLDDYWGGPWGHPFSLLKWGVLARLANTPYLFLSVGTCAIESRLSFHFVKWALRLADYRSYRDARSKQRLEKMAFTGGDPVCPDLAFSLEIPRRSVSSVGAGGRPVVGVSPIAYLSSHSWPKSDLGTYEPYIATLKSFVASLLAEGTTVILYFTDSTDKVVVRELAGELQSFAADSPGTLAVQPTETVAELLQLMGRVDYVVASRLHGVILAHLMDRPVVAISYDTKVDTHMNELGQQEYCLDIHRLELAALCRAYAALRGESQAARTRISAQAAKYRSLLAAQYDGLLNYSGARVLTPARAMSRRCQ